The following is a genomic window from Amaranthus tricolor cultivar Red isolate AtriRed21 chromosome 10, ASM2621246v1, whole genome shotgun sequence.
CTGAATCTTGATATATTATGTACTTCAACATGGTTAAGCAACTCCTTTTTTAGAGTGTACACAATCTCTCATATTGGCTTTTGGTGACTACCAAGCAACAACTAACATGTTTaacttaaacttaaaagtaTGACAAGAAGAAGATAAAAGGGTAGTATCAATTTTCAGTTCTTACAAGCACATATCCATTGCATTCCAAGTCTTTTCTTGCTTCCCCAGTTGGATGATCgtaatatttgataaagaaaatgcTGTCTGACTATGCTTAAAGCCAAACCCACGAAGGTACGAACAGCAGTGCAGCACCAAAGCTGAACAAACCATGAGATAGCTCATCGCTATATGCTCACTGTGACGTTCAACTAGCATGCAATGGCAACCCGCACGGTAAATGGCTTCAAGATTCTCCATcgacaaaatcaaattcatctCGATCAATTCACATCTCTACATAATATTACACAATCAGAACACATTCGCTCTCAGAAATATTATACAGATCAAATGAGAACAAAGGGATCACATCAACCATGTGATTCAACCAACTAAATTCAGTTTCAACATCATTTATGGATCAAATCACAATCCAGCATAAAATCGGGCCAAATTACATGGTTGACATAACTTTTAAGGcctgtttggtaggtggtaataaacggtggtaataggaatgaaaactagtgtaattttgtttgaaaaatctcttggctaccttgatgatCATGCTTGtctaacttcaatcatctcatgtttttcataaaattcaccccaatgcattaccattgtcttcataaaattcatcgTGTATTACCATTGgtagaggtggtattaggtggtaatggaaatttgtaaacaaaaaaacttttttgtgatcaaagtttcatcaccatggggatgacatgaaacttttgatgaaattttacactataaatcattctcagtaccactaaccaaacaggcCGTTAGTACTTCTAAAACTATTAAACTAAAGTAACACTTGCTTCATCTTAAGCGCCATCAACTACTTTCATCGATCCTCTGGATCTCCAAGGTTCCAGGCCTGTCAGTATTCAGAATATTAATATAAGTGTCATCAGGTAACTTATATGCCAATTCCAAACTTATGCCTAGCCATACCTTGTTTATTTCACTGTTATGATTCTGCAACTTGATATAGAAGCTGGGTATTCATTTTAGCTCGTCAAAGTCAAACAACTATAACATGATTCGCTAGCTAATTCGCTTTTTAAATTtgcgattcgctcaaatttgtccaaaaataaTCCAAAACCGATCATAATTCGCCTTTTTCGATTTGCAGGGAGATTAGCGAATCCTATGACATTGCGTCAAACACACTCATTTACAATCATCATATCTTCATAGCACAAACACTCTACCGGTACTCATAATAAGTCAAAGTCAAAGCTAACAACAATTCTATTAGATACAATGAACTCATCAAACTTACTGCCTAATGATGTTATAAAATCACATTTTCTATATCATCAGATGATCAGAACTCAAATTCATAACAAAGATGGTTTCATTATCACTTAAAAATCTCAAATTCGATTACAGTATAAGTTCAACTTCTAAAAGACACATATACCCAGTGACCCACACATTTACAATACCAAATACAAACAGCAGCTCCCAGACACACTTTGTATGTACTCTAGGATTATTGCTCCTTACGGAGAAGTCTTTTTTTGCCAATCTAGCTCCATTAGGATTTTCTAGTCTCTACTTGAATGAAAGTATTACAAGATTACTCCTAAAGAAGAACATCAGACAATTACCGTCGTTACTTGAAGGGTAGATCAATGCATTTGCTAGGCAACAAACAAATTGAATATATAGGGGAAATCAATTCGACTGTTCTTTAATGCTCCCTCTGTTGGACTATTTCAGTTGCATAATTTCTGCTATAAATACAAACTTTGACCACTAAGGCACCAATAAATAgagatattttttcaaaaaaattataacaagtTGATATAATAGGATTGATTTGAAGGTTATAAATTGTGAAAAAGTCTAATTGAAGCAACAGAAAAGCAGTGGGAGCATGAAGTTCTGAGCATCAAACTATCTGAAACCTTAAAATCTGTGTTCTTTCTTCTCTTTTGAATCACTTGAACGTTGAACGAGAATTCTTAAATAATCAGATACTTTTGAACATTAGCAAGAGTTCTCTCAACAAAATCTAGTGCTAAGTCTGACTTGTGTTGGACTTAGAGAGGGTCCAACTCCCACCTGAGAACCAAATTCCACGAACACAACACACTTTCTGAgtttttcaatattatcatataTGGAAGCCGTATAGAGGAAAGTCATCTTTGTGCATTTGCATAAAGAAAACAACTTCCCATTTGAGATTCCCTAAGAAAGCTGATTCTTCATATCACAAccatacaaaaatataaacttgacACTAAAGTGAAATCAACTAAAAGAAAGATTTTGCGAGTCGTCAGTAACCCAGCCAAGCCTGAAAAGAATCTGCATAATGCAATTGATATTCCAGCTGACCAATCTATCTGTCTTTCAGAAAAAACATATGCTCCATTTGAAAATTGTAACCCCCTCAAAAGAAaaacatataacaatgattCGAGATGCCCCTATCCTATTTGAAGTGTTCAGCCAAGTCAATGATTGTTTACTTGACTTAAGGAAGAGGTAAGCAATAGAGTTCACTCAAGTCATAAAATTTGTGAAATAAACATTAAGAAAACATAATAACAGTAAGTTGTGAAGACTTTCTGACCTGCCAAAACCACTCCAGTAATATTAAGCGTAATTTTCAAGATAACTTTGATTTAAGCTACGTTCCTTTATTGCTTCGAAGACTTGAATTTCTTAGACCAAGGACCTCTACTTAATAAAAGGAGTTTCTTAAGTCTTTCCACTAATCTAAGTCCCAAATTGCCTCCATAGTTAAAACTAAAGCTTCCATTAAGAATTTGGGGCTCACAGAAAAGGGACCTGGCCATGACCACAAAGAACTCTCCAAAGGAGTATAATAAGTGTCGTTGGTCTAAAGCACAAGTGGCTTATATTTTTTCGTATCAATCTATACTCTAATGGCaaagataacaaaaaaattcaaagttgTACACATGATAAGGCTTAAACTTTAAGAATCTATGTGatactttatattttctttttctttaatgaAAGCTTTTGTCCTAACCAAAACCAACATAAATTCCCAGCCTCACTCTTCATCCTCTATATCGATGAAATTTATTTCCATCATCATAAAAACCTTCAAAAGCCTCGCCTTCGTAGAGAGAAAGAATGCTATCAACATACTGTCTGTACTAAGAACTTTCAGCAGATTATCTGTGGTTTCAAAAAGTTAGAATTACACACAAGTAATTTACTTTTGCATATACCCAAAACACCAACCAACTTCCACCAGCTTCAATATTCACAAAAGAGCATTGCACAAAGGCGCCATGGTTCCTTTTCCGAAAGGTACAACCTAGCTTTCCATTTCCTCCCACGCCGTTACCCCATCcttaaaagataataaaaaagaaacatttGTTGCCCGCTCATTAGTACTCCCAGTAGCCACATCTGGAACAAAAAAGGTATAAAAGTAGTGGGGAATTTTAAATTGAAGCCACACGATTAGTGTATTTACTAAGATAGCTAACATTGAACTCTGTGATCTTTTGTCCGGCCAGTTTCATCTTTCCTCAAGCCTTCTTAATATAGAAATAGCAATCCTTATATCCTAAGACCTAACTGAATAATATTATTTGCTTGCTTTACAAACACCATGAATCTCTCTTTCTCTATCTGCAATGTAGTTCAACCCCTCATCAGTTTTACTGGTGGGCTTAACACAAACCCCTTGCACTTTCACAATCACGGAAACAAGGATAAAGTGGTAGTTGTTATGGGTGCAACAGGGACTGGGAAATCAAGACTTGCTATAGACTTGGCAAAGAAATTTCAAGCAGAAATAATAAATTCTGATAAAATTCAAGTGTATAGAGGGCTAGAAATAGCAACCAACAAAGTGACAGAAGAAGAAAGCAGGGGTGTACCTCATCATATCTTAGGGACAGTTGATCCTAATGTTGATTACAGTGCAGCCAATTTCTGTCATGATGCCTTGCTTGCAATTGACTCCATCATTGAACAAAAAAAGCTCCCTATCATAGCAGGCGGATCAAACTCATTCATCAAATCCCTTGTGAATGATGATCCATATTTTGCATCAAGGTATGAGTGTTGCTTTCTCTGGGTTGATGTAGCCCCACGCATCCACCAACGCTTTGTATCAGAACGGGTAGATCAAATGGTGCAAGCTGGATTGGTAGACGAGGTACGAGGGATATTCGACCCCAACGCCAATTACACTCGGGGAATACGGCGTGCAATTGGTGTTCCTGAAATGGACCGCTTCCTCCGAGCTGAAAGGAATGCTGATCCTGAAACCTTGGAAACTCTTCGTCAAATTGCCATAGATGATATCAAAAAAAATACACGCAACCTGGTACATCGCCAGATGCAAAAGATCCGTGACTTAAAAGATTTGTGGGGATGGAACTTGCATCATATTCAAGCAACAGAAGCATTTCTGAAGCAGGGAAAAGCTTCTCATGAAGCATGGGAAAGACTTGTTGTAAGTTCGAGTGTCAGAATTTTAACTGAATTTTGTCCCACAATCACCAGCAAGCATGCAAAATTTCCCAAAATCACCAAGCACAACGGTCATTACAAGGAAAGTACACCAGTGCCTGCTATGCACTATAATGCAAATACCAGCCACACCACCGTATCACAACCGTATTACAAAGATTATTTAAGTTACCGCAACGCCAATTACGCCACAACAACCGCAAAACTATCAGTTTAACATACCATTACAACTATCACGACTACAATTGCTAAAATTCACTAGACAAGTCCAAGGTCATACTCATACATATACAGAACTATAACCATTCCTTTTTGTGTGCCTTTTCTGCCTTGGAGAAGGCAAAAActaaaccataaaagaatctTAAACCAACAAGGAAAACAAATGAATAAATTGCTAGGAAATGTAGCTATTTGGCTGTTTATAGCAATTATTGTTGGGATCGATTAGAAATCAGAGTCTATGCAGCAGCAACGGCGCAGGCATGCATGACTCATACAAAAAATCCGTACAGTTTTGATGAGTGGAGGTAAAACGCCTACTTCTTTTTTAGGCTCCAATCTATGATAAGAGGAATAATTCCAAGGAAAACCTGTGGATACCCACAATCACTTCAGACTAGAGGACCTACCATACCAAATGTAATGGCGTTTTGGCTTTTTTATATGCCCAGCCCCTTTGcatattttagttttttcattAAACTAATTTTATAAGATTTTCTAGTGAGCTTTTTGTTCCCTTTAATTCTTTTCTTATTGCATAAATGGAGCTACCGGTGTGCATCCTTTTTCCATGAAtctgaatatgttttttctgcATATCTAATGAATGATCATAGTGCAAAATTTTAACTCCCTGATTGTCTTGTAAAATTTTCTACAACTAGTTTGGTAACAAATCTAAACTGCGGTAATgttcataaaaaatttcatgaAAAGGAGCATATATTCTCATggaataaaatttaattctaaaatattattttctttacaaattttcattaccacttaatacAACTCCTTTCAAGTAGTACTGGTAATGGTAATGGTGAGaacaaattttatgaagaaacgAATAAACATTTAGAGATAGACAAGTACGAGCATGCTTTCACATGTGATGGTCATAACAATTAACATTATactaaatttttattaccatcgtCATCAATCCATCATCATAACTAGCATGTCTTGCTCAAAGATATTGTAATTAGGGTTTGGGAAGGGATAGAATACAGCAGACCATACCCATTGAAGCTTGCGGCTAATGAGATCCTCGACTCGAGAGAACCtgcaaatcaaaacaaaggtaagACAAAACAGGGCAAGAGACGTAGCAAGACAAGATAAGACTGGAGAATAAAGCTAAAAAACAAATACCTAAGAAAAatatgaaagaaaataaaaacgcCAAACAATAAACAAGGTAAAGATAACTATTCTAGGACATGAATAAAGAGTCTCCATCTGAtcttatccctagtcaggtcctcCTCAGAGGTACAAGTCATTCATGTCATTCTTAATTTGCTCCTCCAACGTTTTCTTAAGCATACCACGACTTCTTTTTCCAACAATTGTGGTCTTCCTttacacatgtccaaaccaaTCTTAGTCTACTTTCACATATCTTTGAAAAAATGGGTGCAAATCCTAGCCTCTCTTCCAAAACCTGGTGTTTCTGGTATGTCCACACATTTATCTTAACATTCACATCTTTGCTACTTCCACCTTATGCCCTTAAACCTTCTTAATTGGCCAACATTCTGTCCCATACAACTAGGCATGTCAAATTGCAACTCAGTAAAATTTGTCTTTTAGTTTAAATGGGAATTCCTATCGCATAATACTCTAGTGGTTGCTCTCCATTTAAGGCATCCAGCTTGGATTCATTGCATTACATCTTAATCAATCTCCCCACCACCCTATAATACTGACACTTACCATTTATTTAACAATGTACCAAATAGGTTGTTAATGTTACCTCAAAAAATATAGAACTAGATAATGGCAAAACCATCCACATTCTTTTCAGCCCCCTTCTTTTTCTAATTATCACCCTTCCTTTTCTGGGAAGGTAAGTTTGACATCTATCACATCTAGACCCACTATATGTGACATTCCTAGGGTTTAATAGTCCTATGACAACATCTAGAATAAACATGGTCCTCAGTCTCATTCTTTTCCTACTTCAATCAAGATCACAAAGATGCTCACCaccttgaattttcaaatcacTGATGTGAAGAAGACCGCTTTGAGTAGTCATATTGGTCAGAATCCGATGCCCCTCCAatgttcaataaaaaaattgcaataaTTACTTGAAAGTTAAGATTGGGGATGGGGTTTCTGAACATGATCAACAGCTGATATAAGAAGTCAAGTATAGTTAGCCCAACATCTCTAAGGAAAATCCTCTATATGTGTCAAGGTGGATTGAGCATAGCCATCTAAAGGAACTCCTATTAATCTTAGGATTGCTGTTAGAAATCCAGATGAGGGTGCATTTCTATCTAAAATCACCCACCACCGTGCAACTAAGGGTGCATTCTGTTTGTCCCATTTTCtgtttactaactaaaaatttCTAATATGGATATTAGTCTTGGTTGGATCTATCATCCATAGTCAGTCTTGGTCAGTATCATTCAATCCTAGTTGGAGCTTAATAGTTTGAACTTGTTTACCATTATCAATCATTGCTAGTCCTGCATATTCAGTTTACAAAGTGAAACTTACACACCTGTAGCTAGGAAACTCCACCCCTACAATAGGTTTTATCATTGCTAACCAGCTTAACATATACTATCTCAATCCCATTATCACACAACCTTTTTAATGAATAAGCAACTCACTAAAGCTATCTTAAGCTCAAGCTCTTCATTACCTCAGATTCCATCATGGGCAAAATTCATGgaatttttttatacattgaAGTCGAACTCTTAATCATTATCTATGTACAATATGGTTATATGAGTCTGAATAACATAGGACTAAAATAATAAACTATAAACTTCACTGCAAACAAGAAACCCATAACAATTAAGTAAAATTAAGTGAATTGTTTAATGTAATccatttagaaatcaaaaatGTGTAGTCGAGAAATGACAATTAAGACCAGCTACCCTGTTGAGTTGATAATTGGGAGGTCGAACCTCTAATCATAAGATCAAGCGTTCAAGCTTTAGtatcattaaaacaattatgaGTTTATTTGTTCCAAAAAAGAGTTTCCCCTCATCAATAAACAATTAGTATTCTCTTCTTATATTCCATCAACCACACATTTTCACAGACTAGTCTAAGTCCATTACAATTCAGAAGTCAATCAGTTCTTGCAAGTGGAGTTCTGATTTCGGATGACAATATAGATGATTCATCAGTGTATTAAATAGAAGTGAAGATAGTACTAAAAGAAGAATGTCATATTATCAATGGCTGTAGAATAATAGAACTATGAGGAGCAGTTCCATCATATGTGATATGCTCAAAGTCAAACAGAATATATAGCAAGGATGATTAAAAAATTGTTCTCCCATGTAGAGTTCTAGAATTTTTTGAGGAAGGTCGTCAAGAGGGTAGGGCAGCTGATAGGCCCCACTTGTAAAAGCTCTTGAGGTCCCTAAAACCATTTGAATCAAAGTTTCATATAATATGATCTTCTGTATCTTCCCCCTTTGTATCTAAAAAGGGATTATTTGGACCCACAATATCAAATTATTTGATTTGGAACCTTGGTTAAAATCATGCTCAAGCAATGGACACAATCATCGAGAAGAGAGACAGGGTTAGTTTTTGCATTGCATCCCTTGGGCCATGAAGATGCGAGCATCCGACTCTTTTCATCAGATGTACTTCTCATCAAATATGCTCAACGATTTCTAATTATATGCAGGACAACGACCATCATTATACAAGACTACCAACTTGGAATCAAACTTTTTAACACACTATTACAATTCCAGAACAGTAAGCTGCCCCAGCGACGTATACATCCACAATAGGGATTTGAAGGGAGATTTAAAATTGGCTACACCTTCCTCTGCGCAGCCTCTATTATTCTTGTTATCTAAGTTACATTATTTACTATGCGAAGATATATCTATATGCTCTACAAACAATAATTTAGCAATATCAACTAGAAGTATCAATAGAAGTGGAAGCCAGGAAATGAACAAAGCACCTTGCTGATTCTGTTTGGAAAATATAAACTTAAATCATCATCTatcacaaagaaaaaaatttgtttataaTACCAACTTGCAATAAGATAAGAGTACAGCTAAAAGGCACACAAGATTTAATAGATAAATGCTCCTTTCTTCTGTTTTCACATGCTGAAAAGCAAACATGGAATAAGACAAGATATGCACACTATTGAAGTACTCTGAAAATATTGTCTTTTCTGATTTCTAGGTAAGGACAATACCTGACCAAACAAGCCACTATCAGTTACACTCTGATGTTTGGGCAGTCCACCAACATGCAAGATAAGCATCCGATATGAACTAAATTGTGATCTTCCAGCAGAATATTACTTCTCCACACAATGTATCTGCTTTATGAAAGTGCAGAGGATGATACTGATACCCACCAAGTCATATCAAAGTGCCGGAGAGTAAACAGACAAAACATTCTTTTTCTGGACACACAAAAGAGTTTCAAAGGAGTCTTCCTCACTAAAATGAATTACACATTAGTACCATGCATATACACACAGTAGATATGGTAGCCACACAAATGCAAGCCGGCCAGCAGCGACCACTATAGAAACCTCCATTACACAAAAATATCTTTCTAGAAACATTGTCAGAGTTGAGGAGACATCAGAGATATTAAGCAATTCTCTGATTTTTTTCATCTGACAGTAACTACTGATGAGAAAGATCAGGCTGAATAATTGACAGAATTATCAAACATTCAGTGTTGTAAATCATC
Proteins encoded in this region:
- the LOC130825410 gene encoding LOW QUALITY PROTEIN: adenylate isopentenyltransferase 5, chloroplastic-like (The sequence of the model RefSeq protein was modified relative to this genomic sequence to represent the inferred CDS: deleted 1 base in 1 codon) yields the protein MNLSFSICNVVQPLISFTGGLNTNPLHFHNHGNKDKVVVVMGATGTGKSRLAIDLAKKFQAEIINSDKIQVYRGLEIATNKVTEEESRGVPHHILGTVDPNVDYSAANFCHDALLAIDSIIEQKKLPIIAGGSNSFIKSLVNDDPYFASRYECCFLWVDVAPRIHQRFVSERVDQMVQAGLVDEVRGIFDPNANYTRGIRRAIGVPEMDRFLRAERNADPETLETLRQIAIDDIKKNTRNLVHRQMQKIRDLKDLWGWNLHHIQATEAFLKQGKASHEAWERLVVSSSVRILTEFCPQSPASMQNFPKSPSTTVITRKVHQCLLCTIMQIPATPPYHNRITKII